The following are encoded in a window of Sulfitobacter sp. S190 genomic DNA:
- a CDS encoding Dabb family protein: MIRHIVLTKFKPDVPESAIAQIYGDLSQLVSDMPGAQGFTGGRSQSPEQIERGYNHGFVIDFDDWEALQQYADHPRHKALGAQLVEHAKGGIDGLLVLDIDV; this comes from the coding sequence ATGATCCGTCATATCGTACTGACCAAATTCAAACCTGACGTACCCGAAAGCGCAATTGCGCAGATTTACGGTGATCTCTCGCAGTTGGTGAGCGATATGCCGGGGGCGCAGGGGTTCACTGGTGGTCGTTCCCAAAGCCCCGAGCAGATCGAGCGCGGATACAACCACGGCTTTGTCATTGATTTTGACGACTGGGAAGCCCTGCAACAATACGCCGACCATCCGCGACACAAGGCGCTTGGCGCGCAACTGGTCGAGCATGCCAAAGGCGGCATCGACGGGCTGCTTGTGCTCGATATCGACGTGTGA
- a CDS encoding MYG1 family protein has product MTITHLVTHSGGFHADELLSTVILARLYPDAALIRSRDADWITPGEGKIIYDVGRDFDAAAMIFDHHQRPNPLRDTGQPYSAFGLIWAHFGRDYLRAMDVPDADIETVLASFDAQFVLPVDLIDNGAVDASEAGPLFTGLTLPVLLETLKPVFDAREPGADDTAFAQALPVARAFVEASVRRKAAKLRAQEIVAQAIAQAGDARVLELPMGMPFRAGIEEAGADHLLFVIHPRDGGDWALTTIRTGDDTFDTRADLPAAWAGLTDAALEAASGVEGARFCHNGRFIAVARDRDAIVAMAARALHTAEADTAS; this is encoded by the coding sequence ATGACCATTACACATCTCGTGACCCATTCGGGCGGCTTTCATGCCGATGAATTGCTGTCGACGGTCATTCTGGCCCGGCTCTATCCCGATGCGGCGCTGATCCGAAGCCGGGATGCGGACTGGATCACACCGGGCGAGGGCAAGATCATCTACGACGTGGGCCGCGATTTCGATGCGGCTGCGATGATCTTCGACCATCACCAACGCCCCAATCCGCTGCGCGACACCGGCCAGCCCTATAGCGCGTTTGGGCTGATCTGGGCGCACTTCGGCCGTGACTACCTGCGCGCCATGGACGTACCCGATGCCGACATCGAGACGGTGCTCGCCAGCTTTGACGCGCAGTTCGTGCTGCCGGTCGATCTGATCGACAATGGCGCGGTTGATGCGTCCGAGGCCGGTCCCCTATTTACGGGCCTTACCCTGCCTGTGTTGCTGGAAACACTCAAACCCGTGTTCGATGCGCGCGAGCCGGGTGCCGATGACACCGCCTTTGCACAGGCCCTGCCGGTGGCGCGTGCATTTGTCGAAGCGTCCGTGCGCCGCAAGGCCGCGAAACTGCGTGCACAGGAAATCGTGGCGCAGGCCATCGCGCAGGCGGGCGATGCGCGTGTGCTCGAACTGCCGATGGGCATGCCGTTCCGCGCCGGAATCGAAGAAGCGGGTGCCGATCACCTTCTGTTCGTCATTCATCCACGCGACGGGGGAGATTGGGCGCTGACCACGATCCGCACTGGGGACGATACATTCGACACCCGCGCCGATCTTCCCGCCGCGTGGGCCGGCCTGACCGATGCGGCTCTCGAAGCGGCGAGCGGCGTCGAGGGCGCGCGGTTCTGTCACAATGGCCGCTTCATCGCCGTCGCCCGCGACCGCGATGCAATCGTGGCGATGGCCGCGCGCGCGCTGCATACTGCCGAGGCAGACACCGCTTCCTGA
- the gcvT gene encoding glycine cleavage system aminomethyltransferase GcvT, whose protein sequence is MSDLLETPLHDLHVELGAKMVPFAGYAMPVQYPLGVMKEHNHTRTKAGLFDVSHMGQVIVKGRDYEQAATALEALVPVDVLGLGENRQRYGFFTNDAGGITDDLMLANRGDHVFVVVNAACKSDDIAHMAGAMPGIEVTEVTDRALLALQGPSAQAVLSQLDPAAAQMRFMDVATLTLDGSDCWVSRSGYTGEDGYEISVPATDAVALARTLLAHPDVEPIGLGARDSLRLEAGLCLYGHDIDTETTPVEAALTWAVQKVRRPDGARAGGFPGAEYIFAQMQGGAGRKRVGLLPEGRAPMREGVALYADDTAADPIGQITSGGFGPTVGGPVAMGYVDLGHAEIGTTVYGDLRGRRLPLRVVAMPFTPANFKR, encoded by the coding sequence ATGTCTGATTTGCTGGAAACGCCGCTGCACGATCTGCACGTGGAACTCGGCGCGAAAATGGTGCCCTTCGCAGGCTACGCGATGCCGGTGCAATATCCCCTTGGCGTGATGAAAGAACACAATCACACCCGCACCAAGGCCGGTTTGTTCGATGTCAGCCACATGGGGCAGGTCATCGTGAAGGGCCGTGACTACGAACAGGCTGCCACGGCGCTCGAGGCCCTTGTGCCGGTCGATGTGCTGGGTCTGGGCGAAAACCGCCAGCGGTATGGTTTTTTTACCAATGACGCGGGCGGCATCACCGACGACCTGATGCTGGCCAACCGGGGCGACCACGTCTTTGTCGTGGTGAATGCCGCGTGCAAATCCGATGACATCGCGCATATGGCCGGCGCCATGCCGGGCATCGAGGTGACAGAGGTGACCGACCGCGCGCTCTTGGCTTTGCAGGGACCGTCCGCGCAGGCCGTCCTGTCGCAGCTTGATCCCGCCGCCGCGCAGATGCGTTTCATGGATGTGGCCACCCTGACGCTTGACGGGTCCGACTGCTGGGTTTCGCGCTCGGGCTACACCGGTGAGGACGGCTACGAGATTTCGGTCCCCGCCACAGACGCGGTGGCGCTGGCCAGAACGCTTCTGGCGCATCCCGATGTCGAACCGATCGGCCTTGGCGCACGGGATTCGCTGCGGCTGGAGGCGGGGCTATGCCTCTACGGTCACGACATCGACACCGAAACCACCCCGGTCGAAGCCGCGCTGACCTGGGCCGTCCAGAAGGTGCGCCGCCCGGATGGCGCGCGGGCAGGTGGCTTTCCCGGTGCCGAATACATCTTTGCCCAGATGCAGGGGGGCGCGGGGCGCAAACGCGTGGGCCTGTTGCCCGAGGGCCGCGCACCGATGCGCGAAGGCGTTGCGCTCTATGCCGATGACACCGCGGCAGATCCCATCGGCCAGATTACGTCCGGCGGCTTTGGTCCGACGGTAGGGGGGCCGGTTGCGATGGGTTACGTTGACCTTGGTCACGCCGAAATCGGCACAACGGTCTATGGCGATCTGCGCGGCAGACGCCTGCCGCTGCGCGTGGTCGCCATGCCCTTCACGCCCGCGAACTTCAAACGATAA
- a CDS encoding glycosyltransferase family 2 protein has protein sequence MKICALTMVYRDYWAIKQWYMHYKHHLGAQNLFIVVHGADPRIASLCPAANIIVIPRDDVSHFDATRNKMLNGFQDALSQIYDWVIRTDADEIIQIDPNRYKDFGALFHACEGNTVFALGLNVFEMATDAPLDDDANVFDHRRTAVFSGHYSKAFAVRNGAHLDLHGVSVPRRRIESYPYDLPCGVYLAHLKFANTDALVASNVHRKAIARGEGKGLPGEAWRTATKRARAQYAKAEAFPHIPWEAASAKAYAAQIAAPARITKHAIVRSQFIAFKFKTTLPDWFAALPAGAMAP, from the coding sequence ATGAAAATCTGCGCTTTGACGATGGTCTACCGCGACTACTGGGCCATCAAACAATGGTACATGCATTACAAACACCACCTCGGTGCGCAAAACCTCTTCATCGTCGTGCACGGTGCTGACCCAAGAATTGCATCACTTTGTCCCGCCGCAAATATCATCGTGATCCCGCGCGACGACGTCAGCCATTTTGATGCAACCCGGAACAAAATGCTCAACGGTTTCCAGGACGCGCTCTCCCAAATCTACGATTGGGTCATCAGAACCGATGCGGACGAGATCATACAGATCGACCCTAACCGCTACAAAGACTTCGGCGCCCTGTTCCACGCGTGCGAAGGCAATACTGTCTTCGCCCTCGGCCTCAACGTATTTGAAATGGCGACCGACGCCCCTCTCGACGACGACGCCAATGTGTTCGATCATCGCCGTACTGCCGTGTTTTCGGGTCACTACAGCAAGGCCTTCGCCGTCCGGAATGGGGCCCATCTCGACCTGCATGGCGTGTCTGTTCCCCGCCGCCGGATTGAAAGCTACCCCTATGATCTGCCGTGTGGCGTATACCTCGCGCATCTCAAATTCGCCAATACGGACGCGCTTGTTGCGTCGAACGTCCACCGCAAGGCTATCGCGCGCGGCGAAGGCAAAGGCCTGCCGGGCGAGGCATGGCGTACTGCCACCAAACGTGCCCGCGCGCAATACGCCAAGGCCGAAGCCTTTCCGCATATTCCTTGGGAAGCCGCCAGTGCAAAGGCCTATGCCGCGCAAATCGCAGCACCTGCACGCATCACCAAGCACGCGATCGTGCGCAGTCAGTTCATCGCCTTCAAATTCAAAACCACATTGCCCGACTGGTTTGCCGCATTACCCGCAGGCGCGATGGCCCCTTGA
- the ubiG gene encoding bifunctional 2-polyprenyl-6-hydroxyphenol methylase/3-demethylubiquinol 3-O-methyltransferase UbiG, with amino-acid sequence MAQTARNNLDIYDDVAANWWSDDIRWVRTLKNMVPGRLSWFDTKIDWAGKRVLDLGCAGGFMAEALAERGATVTGIDPARDAIEAARTHAASEGHAITYDVGVGEALPYDDDSFDAVVCVDVLEHVQDLDQVNREVARVLVPGGRYLFDTINRNPLARLATITMAEDVLRLLPKGTHDPQMFIKPDELRASLRAAGFTPETFTGLGPRGVNRRGDLTFGRLPMTGIIYMGTATRNTGG; translated from the coding sequence ATGGCACAGACCGCACGCAACAATCTCGACATCTATGACGACGTGGCCGCCAACTGGTGGTCAGACGACATCCGCTGGGTCCGCACGCTCAAGAACATGGTGCCGGGCCGTTTGTCGTGGTTCGATACGAAAATCGACTGGGCCGGCAAACGGGTTCTCGATCTGGGATGCGCCGGTGGCTTCATGGCCGAAGCGCTTGCCGAACGCGGCGCTACCGTTACGGGTATTGATCCCGCCCGCGATGCGATCGAAGCCGCCCGAACACATGCCGCAAGCGAAGGCCATGCAATTACCTATGATGTCGGCGTCGGCGAAGCACTGCCCTATGATGACGACAGCTTTGATGCCGTGGTCTGTGTCGATGTGCTGGAACACGTGCAGGACCTCGATCAGGTCAACCGCGAAGTGGCTCGGGTTCTGGTGCCGGGGGGGCGATACCTCTTTGACACCATCAACCGCAATCCGCTGGCGCGCCTTGCCACCATCACCATGGCGGAAGACGTCCTGCGGTTGTTGCCCAAGGGGACACATGATCCGCAGATGTTCATCAAACCGGACGAACTGCGCGCAAGCCTGCGGGCTGCGGGTTTCACGCCCGAGACCTTCACCGGTCTGGGACCCCGCGGGGTGAACCGCCGCGGAGACCTGACATTCGGTCGGCTGCCAATGACGGGGATCATCTACATGGGGACTGCGACGCGCAACACGGGAGGCTGA
- the gcvP gene encoding aminomethyl-transferring glycine dehydrogenase: protein MTFTPTDYLPYDFANRRHIGPSPDEMAQMLDTVGAKDLDALIDDTLPPAIRQKEPLDFGKPKSERELLHHMKVTAAKNKVLTSLIGQGYHGTVTPPAIQRNIFENPAWYTAYTPYQPEISQGRLEALLNFQTMVSDLTGLEIANASLLDEATACAEAMTMAQRVSKSKLKGFFVDENCHPQNIAVMKTRAAPLGIEITVGSPNDLDAETVFGAIFQFPGTHGHLRDFTPQIDALHSAKAIGIIAADPLSLTLLKEPGAMGADIAVGTTQRFGVPVGYGGPHAAYMATRQSYARNMPGRIVGVSIDSHGNRAYRLSLQTREQHIRREKATSNVCTAQALLAVMAGFYAVFHGPQGLRAIAQRIHRKTARLAEGLKMGGFDVRPAAFFDTITVDVGPLQQAVMKSAVDEGINLRAVGDTQVGITLDERTRPATIEAVWRAFGIDRADKDYTPHYHMPEKLIRTSDFLTHPVFHMNRAETEMMRYMRRLADRDLALDRAMIPLGSCTMKLNSAAEMMPVSWDEFSLLHPFVPRDQAEGYHEMIADLSDKLCDVTGYDAISMQPNSGAQGEYAGLLTIAGYHRANGEGHRNICLIPMNAHGTNPASAQMVGWKVVPVKSDDRGDIDLDDFRSKVDQHRDNLAGCMITYPSTHGVFEETVIEVCQIIHDAGGQVYIDGANMNAMVGLSRPGDLGGDVSHLNLHKTFCIPHGGGGPGMGPIGVKDHLIPHLPGDPNTGEGAVSAAPYGSPSLLPISWAYCLMMGGEGLTQATRVAILNANYIAKRLEGAFDVLYRGTSGRVAHECIIDTRPFADSAHVTVDDIAKRLIDCGFHAPTMSWPVAGTLMIEPTESETKAELDRFCDAMLAIRAEIAQIEEGKIDADNNPLKNAPHTMEDLVKEWDRPYDRETGCFPPGAFRVDKYWPPVNRVDNAWGDRNLTCTCPPMTDYAEAAE, encoded by the coding sequence ATGACATTTACCCCCACCGACTATCTTCCCTACGACTTTGCCAACCGTCGGCACATCGGTCCATCACCCGATGAGATGGCGCAGATGCTCGATACGGTGGGGGCGAAAGATCTCGACGCGCTCATCGACGATACGCTGCCACCGGCCATTCGTCAGAAAGAACCGCTCGATTTTGGCAAGCCGAAATCCGAACGCGAACTGCTGCACCACATGAAGGTGACGGCAGCCAAGAACAAGGTGCTGACCTCGCTCATCGGGCAGGGGTATCACGGGACGGTCACGCCCCCCGCGATCCAGCGCAATATTTTCGAAAACCCCGCGTGGTATACCGCCTACACCCCCTACCAGCCCGAAATCTCTCAGGGCCGGCTCGAGGCGCTCTTGAATTTCCAGACCATGGTCTCCGATCTGACCGGTCTGGAAATCGCCAATGCCTCGCTGCTGGACGAGGCGACCGCCTGCGCCGAGGCGATGACCATGGCGCAACGGGTGTCCAAATCCAAACTCAAGGGCTTTTTCGTCGACGAAAACTGCCACCCGCAGAACATCGCCGTGATGAAAACCCGCGCGGCACCGCTCGGCATCGAAATCACTGTGGGCAGCCCCAATGATCTGGATGCCGAAACGGTGTTCGGCGCGATCTTTCAGTTCCCCGGCACCCACGGGCATCTGCGCGATTTCACACCCCAGATCGACGCGCTGCATTCGGCCAAGGCCATCGGCATCATTGCGGCGGATCCGCTGTCTTTGACGTTGCTCAAGGAACCCGGTGCCATGGGCGCCGACATTGCCGTGGGCACGACCCAGCGGTTCGGCGTGCCGGTCGGCTACGGCGGTCCGCACGCGGCCTACATGGCGACGCGCCAGAGCTATGCGCGCAACATGCCAGGCCGGATCGTGGGGGTGTCCATCGACAGTCACGGCAACCGGGCCTACCGTTTGTCGCTGCAAACGCGCGAACAGCATATCCGGCGCGAAAAGGCGACATCGAATGTCTGCACCGCGCAGGCGCTTCTGGCGGTCATGGCGGGCTTCTACGCCGTTTTCCACGGGCCTCAGGGCCTGCGCGCCATCGCTCAGCGGATACACCGCAAAACCGCCCGACTGGCCGAAGGTCTGAAAATGGGCGGGTTCGATGTCCGGCCCGCCGCCTTCTTCGACACGATCACCGTCGATGTGGGGCCCTTGCAGCAGGCCGTGATGAAATCCGCCGTCGACGAAGGCATCAATCTGCGTGCCGTGGGCGACACGCAGGTCGGCATCACGCTCGATGAACGTACCCGCCCCGCAACCATCGAAGCGGTCTGGCGCGCCTTCGGCATCGACCGTGCGGACAAGGACTACACCCCGCATTACCACATGCCCGAAAAGCTGATCCGCACCTCTGATTTCCTGACCCATCCGGTATTCCACATGAACCGGGCCGAGACCGAGATGATGCGCTACATGCGCCGCCTCGCGGACCGTGATCTGGCGCTCGACCGCGCGATGATCCCCTTGGGGTCGTGCACGATGAAGCTGAACTCCGCCGCAGAGATGATGCCGGTGTCATGGGACGAGTTTTCCCTGCTGCATCCCTTCGTGCCGCGCGATCAGGCCGAGGGCTACCACGAGATGATTGCCGATCTGTCGGACAAACTGTGCGACGTGACCGGCTATGACGCGATATCCATGCAGCCCAATTCTGGGGCGCAGGGCGAATATGCGGGTCTGCTGACCATCGCGGGCTACCACCGCGCCAACGGCGAAGGGCACCGCAACATCTGCCTCATTCCGATGAACGCCCACGGCACCAATCCCGCATCTGCGCAAATGGTCGGCTGGAAAGTCGTGCCGGTCAAATCCGACGATCGCGGTGATATCGACCTTGATGATTTCCGTAGCAAGGTGGACCAGCACCGCGACAACCTCGCAGGCTGCATGATCACTTATCCCTCCACCCACGGCGTGTTCGAAGAAACCGTGATCGAGGTGTGCCAGATCATCCATGACGCGGGCGGGCAGGTTTACATCGACGGGGCCAACATGAACGCGATGGTGGGTCTGTCGCGTCCCGGCGATCTGGGCGGTGACGTCAGCCACCTCAACCTGCACAAGACGTTCTGCATCCCGCACGGCGGGGGTGGTCCCGGTATGGGCCCCATCGGCGTCAAGGATCACCTGATCCCGCATCTGCCCGGCGATCCCAACACCGGGGAAGGGGCCGTGTCTGCCGCACCCTACGGATCGCCGTCGCTGCTGCCGATTTCATGGGCCTATTGCCTGATGATGGGCGGCGAGGGTCTGACGCAGGCAACACGCGTCGCCATACTTAACGCGAACTACATCGCCAAACGGCTGGAGGGGGCATTCGACGTTCTTTACCGCGGGACTTCCGGTCGCGTGGCGCATGAGTGCATCATTGACACCCGGCCCTTCGCCGACAGTGCCCATGTGACCGTCGACGACATTGCCAAGCGGCTGATCGACTGCGGCTTCCACGCCCCCACGATGAGCTGGCCTGTTGCGGGGACGCTGATGATCGAACCCACGGAGTCGGAGACCAAGGCCGAGCTTGACCGTTTCTGTGACGCCATGCTCGCCATTCGGGCCGAGATTGCGCAGATCGAAGAGGGCAAGATCGACGCCGACAACAATCCTCTCAAGAACGCGCCGCACACGATGGAGGATCTGGTCAAGGAGTGGGACCGCCCCTACGACCGCGAAACCGGATGCTTCCCGCCCGGTGCGTTCCGGGTCGATAAATACTGGCCGCCCGTCAACCGGGTCGACAACGCATGGGGGGACCGCAACCTCACCTGCACCTGTCCTCCCATGACCGACTACGCGGAAGCCGCCGAATAA
- the gcvH gene encoding glycine cleavage system protein GcvH, translating to MKYTEEHEWLRTEGDVIVVGITAHATEQLGDIVFVELPDVGTTVEKDDEIVVIESVKAASDIMAPLDGEITAVNEALGDNPALANEDATGEGWFFKIKPSDPSQMDDYMDEDAYKAMIG from the coding sequence ATGAAATACACAGAAGAACACGAATGGCTGCGCACCGAAGGCGATGTGATCGTGGTGGGCATCACCGCCCACGCCACCGAACAGCTGGGCGACATCGTTTTTGTCGAATTGCCCGACGTCGGCACGACCGTGGAAAAGGATGACGAAATCGTCGTCATTGAATCCGTGAAGGCCGCGTCTGACATCATGGCCCCGCTCGACGGTGAAATCACCGCTGTGAATGAAGCCTTGGGCGACAACCCCGCGCTGGCCAACGAAGACGCCACCGGCGAAGGCTGGTTTTTCAAGATCAAGCCGTCCGATCCGTCCCAGATGGACGATTACATGGACGAAGACGCCTACAAGGCAATGATTGGTTAA
- a CDS encoding D-lyxose/D-mannose family sugar isomerase: MKRSDINKILTEADDMMRSFGQVLPPFAYWTPAEFRQNATAARHVIDARCGWDITDYGAGDFDRMGLFLFTLRNGILSDLRAGGGMCYAEKLLISRRDQLSPMHTHVIKAEDIINRGGADLVVELFGSDDDGNFAQDRGGTVMCDGVVMPYAPGEKLVLAPGQSVTLRPGDWHAFWGEGGDVLIGEVSTVNDDETDNIFKDPIGRFAQIEEDVDPLHLLVSDYATHLD, from the coding sequence GTGAAGCGATCCGACATCAACAAGATCCTGACCGAAGCTGACGACATGATGCGCAGCTTCGGTCAGGTGCTGCCGCCGTTCGCCTATTGGACGCCAGCCGAGTTTCGCCAGAACGCAACTGCCGCGCGGCATGTCATCGACGCGCGGTGCGGTTGGGATATCACCGATTATGGCGCTGGCGATTTTGACCGGATGGGGCTTTTCCTGTTCACCCTGCGCAACGGCATCCTGTCCGATCTGCGGGCCGGAGGCGGCATGTGTTACGCCGAAAAGCTGTTGATCTCGCGGCGCGATCAGCTTTCGCCGATGCACACCCATGTGATCAAGGCCGAAGATATCATCAACCGGGGCGGCGCCGATCTTGTGGTCGAACTTTTCGGCTCCGACGACGATGGCAACTTTGCGCAGGACCGTGGCGGCACCGTGATGTGCGACGGAGTGGTAATGCCCTATGCGCCGGGCGAAAAGCTGGTGCTGGCGCCCGGCCAGAGTGTCACCCTGCGCCCCGGAGACTGGCACGCGTTCTGGGGGGAAGGGGGCGATGTGCTGATCGGCGAGGTATCGACCGTCAATGACGATGAAACCGACAACATCTTCAAGGATCCGATCGGACGTTTCGCGCAGATCGAAGAGGACGTGGACCCGCTCCATCTGCTTGTCAGCGATTACGCGACCCACCTTGACTGA